From the genome of Ignavibacteriales bacterium, one region includes:
- a CDS encoding dihydrodipicolinate synthase family protein: MRKQKLYHGVIAPMVTPVTETGEIHAGSVEKLVDYVIQAGNFPFILGTTGEIASNSLANRDELVKLTAKFVNGRKILYAGITDNCIANTINTANKYADFGANAFVVHLPYFFPLTSDLMLKYYETIAENSPLPIVIYNITSITHMSIPIDVIEKLSTHPNIVGLKDSERDYDRVEKLAKLFKDREDFSLFIGWTNKSSQALLLGFDGIIPNTSNVTPALFQSLYESAFKGDEQEAMKFQDKAEGLSKLVQNNKTMVRTIPELKAIMNHLGICTPYVLPPLVHLTENENKELIKNYKNLGL; this comes from the coding sequence ATGAGAAAACAAAAATTATATCATGGTGTAATAGCCCCGATGGTAACGCCTGTAACAGAGACCGGAGAGATACATGCTGGTTCGGTAGAAAAACTAGTTGACTATGTAATTCAAGCAGGAAATTTTCCATTCATTCTTGGTACAACGGGTGAAATAGCATCAAACTCGCTTGCCAACCGAGATGAACTTGTAAAGCTAACTGCAAAATTTGTAAATGGAAGAAAAATATTATATGCCGGCATCACAGATAATTGCATTGCCAATACAATAAATACTGCAAATAAATATGCAGATTTTGGCGCTAATGCATTTGTCGTTCATCTCCCTTATTTCTTTCCATTGACAAGCGACTTGATGTTAAAGTATTATGAAACGATAGCAGAGAATTCTCCATTACCGATTGTTATCTATAATATAACGTCTATTACACATATGTCGATACCAATCGATGTAATTGAAAAACTTAGTACACATCCTAACATCGTTGGGTTGAAGGATTCTGAACGTGATTACGACCGTGTGGAAAAATTAGCAAAACTGTTTAAGGACAGAGAAGATTTTTCATTATTTATTGGTTGGACTAACAAATCAAGCCAGGCATTGTTGCTCGGTTTTGATGGAATAATTCCAAACACTTCAAATGTAACTCCTGCATTATTTCAATCACTTTATGAATCCGCATTTAAAGGTGACGAGCAAGAGGCGATGAAATTTCAAGATAAAGCGGAAGGACTTTCCAAACTTGTGCAGAACAATAAAACTATGGTAAGAACTATTCCAGAATTAAAGGCAATAATGAATCACTTAGGCATATGTACTCCCTATGTATTACCGCCTTTGGTTCATCTAACTGAAAATGAAAATAAAGAACTAATTAAAAATTATAAAAATCTGGGTTTGTAA
- a CDS encoding T9SS type A sorting domain-containing protein: protein MSQKLKRVFSTLITIIFLFPVYNIHNAQSILLSPDSLYVGQIPVNSKAVRQLTITNIDSHDLTISAINFSNTNGFRLLNNPGTKTLKFLDNFILDVEFSPASSGHFESLLSIISNAKSGQSNVLLKGVGMQSSKTTFERIFTDLYGGISSIAPTSDGGYIMGGSAQSPSEFYSSFYLVKTNSLGEFLWSKSYSYGSFNGNNSVVQILQISGGGYILLGKTSSSGSTGVDVYLSKLDSSGNIIWEKTYGGNFDDNAASIITISDGYMIAGSTMSYGDGSSDIYVIKVDNSGNEIWHHNYGGSGGDTGSQIISTQDGNFAIVGTTSSFGAHGAFDIYLLKIDGSGNKIWDKLYGGSDWDEGNSVAELSDGSLAIAGFAIGFGAGARDMFLVKTDASGVEQWHKAFGGIYQDNALKVVTTSDGIVMGGTKTISIKNNTTNTNSNIDLLVIKTDLNGNLVWQSQFGGFQDEGFSDMIKNTDGNFVIAGSTSSYSGNYFLNINPQGQITSIKEELGQNLPSDFQLFTNYPNPFNNQTLISFQIPEQSSVELSVYNIVGQKITTLINGVKPAGKYSIGFNAAEFTSGVYFYQLKTRFGIKTQKMVLLK from the coding sequence ATGTCACAAAAATTAAAAAGAGTTTTTTCCACTCTCATCACAATCATATTTTTATTCCCAGTTTACAATATCCATAATGCGCAATCAATATTATTATCTCCCGATTCATTATATGTGGGCCAAATTCCAGTTAATAGCAAGGCAGTGAGACAACTAACTATAACGAATATTGATTCTCATGATCTTACAATTAGCGCTATTAATTTTTCAAATACAAATGGTTTTCGTCTTCTTAACAATCCCGGGACAAAAACTTTAAAATTTTTAGATAATTTCATTTTGGATGTCGAATTTTCTCCAGCTAGTAGCGGACACTTTGAGTCTCTACTTTCAATTATAAGCAATGCAAAATCTGGCCAATCCAATGTGTTGTTGAAGGGTGTAGGTATGCAAAGTTCAAAGACTACGTTTGAGAGAATCTTTACAGATCTATATGGAGGAATAAGTTCTATAGCCCCGACAAGTGATGGCGGATATATAATGGGTGGTTCGGCTCAATCACCAAGTGAATTTTATTCTAGTTTTTACCTAGTAAAGACTAATAGTCTCGGTGAATTTTTATGGTCGAAATCATATTCATACGGCAGCTTTAATGGAAATAATAGTGTTGTCCAAATTTTACAAATATCTGGTGGTGGATATATACTTTTAGGAAAAACTAGCAGTTCGGGTTCAACAGGAGTAGATGTTTATTTATCAAAATTAGATTCAAGCGGGAATATTATATGGGAAAAAACATATGGCGGAAATTTTGATGATAATGCTGCATCTATAATAACTATTTCTGATGGTTATATGATCGCCGGATCGACAATGAGCTATGGAGATGGAAGTTCGGACATATATGTTATTAAAGTTGATAATTCCGGAAATGAAATTTGGCATCATAATTACGGCGGCTCGGGCGGTGATACAGGCTCTCAAATCATTTCGACTCAAGATGGAAACTTTGCTATTGTTGGAACAACTTCAAGTTTTGGAGCGCACGGTGCTTTTGATATTTACTTGCTCAAAATTGACGGTAGCGGAAATAAAATTTGGGATAAACTTTACGGTGGCAGCGATTGGGATGAAGGCAATAGTGTTGCCGAACTTTCAGATGGAAGTCTTGCAATTGCCGGTTTTGCAATTGGTTTTGGTGCAGGTGCAAGAGATATGTTCTTGGTTAAAACAGATGCAAGTGGTGTTGAACAATGGCATAAAGCATTCGGCGGAATATACCAAGATAATGCTTTGAAAGTAGTAACTACTTCTGATGGTATAGTTATGGGCGGCACCAAAACAATTAGTATAAAAAATAATACCACAAATACAAATAGTAATATTGATCTTCTAGTAATTAAAACAGATTTGAATGGAAACTTAGTCTGGCAATCTCAATTTGGGGGATTTCAAGACGAAGGTTTCTCCGACATGATCAAAAATACGGATGGTAATTTTGTTATTGCAGGTTCAACCAGCAGTTACTCCGGAAATTATTTCTTGAATATAAATCCTCAAGGACAAATTACAAGTATAAAAGAAGAACTTGGTCAAAACTTGCCGTCAGATTTTCAATTATTTACAAATTACCCAAATCCTTTTAATAATCAGACACTAATTTCATTTCAAATACCTGAACAAAGTTCTGTTGAGCTTAGTGTTTACAATATTGTTGGACAGAAAATAACAACTCTTATTAATGGTGTAAAACCTGCAGGCAAATATAGTATTGGATTTAATGCAGCTGAATTTACTAGTGGTGTTTATTTCTATCAATTAAAAACAAGATTTGGAATTAAAACTCAAAAGATGGTATTACTCAAATAA
- a CDS encoding TonB-dependent receptor, whose protein sequence is MSKIFKPISSFSVVLLLLFFNTSYYAQSTGLISGRVVDSETGEYLPGASVILQGTNIGTATDLQGLFRIANIPIGKHTVQIKYMGYESFSTEAVVKAESITNLNVKLKVSYVKMNDVVVSGLRQGATKALSVQRESDNIKNVLSKEQIENYPDQNAAEVLQRVPGVYISRSGGDGRFVLIRGTDPRLSSVTVNGDPLATNRNQQRYSQMDIIGSSQIAYLEVNKTMTPDMDANSIGGSVNIISRSAFDYPGTSLKVGANSGYANLDRTPLWGGSVNYSTRLGEDNNIGIALNVNWDQKNRGVNQIESAWGPKTDVNKNIIPYALTEVNLEDVQLLRNRYGIGGSIEYRFDNYNKIYAKLLWSEFDDGYNRSRTRLRVDRGTYLNQDGTLIQNAQIVRESKSHIEKQLQNNLSLGGENHFGDLALDYNLAYSIGRTNTFPDVVSTWTHSSKFNLALDLSNTLYPKWNVTNLDQSVQNDPTKYGSPSFDYRDFNASNSYTVGGLNASLPYDFFGFFATVKAGMKYTHSYKDNGDTHFSYSWKGTTPLTMANFLSSRNPNDFLAGNYVFGPEADYPAVKDFVNQNLYNSAIFPATENVWDALGQTYQVRENVMAYYLMTDVKFGDLSVLAGFRHEFISDSQDGYKLVFDSKGNFSSISPISSTLNYSDLFPMIHFNYNISEMTKARFAVTRTTSRPNYWDLVPYFYIQDKGLSIRAGNSNLKPTYSYNFDFSAEHYFSGIGIASVGLFYKSLKDISYQSTTLLQSGTYAGYSLQTTVNGGSSDLYGVELNWQQELTFLSDFFSGFGIYANYCHTWAKANLVGREGFLPGQAGDITNVALAYENGGFKARVSYQYQGKFITAVGINENFDYYVASHGGVDFTASQKLFKGFDLFMDVTNINNALDQVYMGDPSRPTNIQMFSWYSRAGIKYSLD, encoded by the coding sequence ATGTCAAAAATATTTAAACCTATTTCAAGTTTCTCGGTCGTATTGCTGCTATTGTTTTTCAACACATCTTACTATGCGCAATCTACCGGTTTAATTTCCGGCCGTGTTGTAGATTCAGAAACAGGCGAATATCTGCCTGGGGCCAGTGTGATACTTCAGGGAACAAATATTGGAACTGCGACTGATCTTCAAGGTCTTTTCAGAATTGCCAATATCCCCATCGGCAAGCATACTGTACAAATAAAATATATGGGTTACGAATCTTTCTCAACCGAAGCAGTTGTAAAGGCCGAGTCAATCACGAATCTTAATGTTAAGCTTAAAGTTAGCTATGTCAAGATGAATGATGTGGTTGTTTCTGGATTAAGGCAGGGTGCAACAAAAGCTCTTAGTGTTCAACGTGAGTCCGATAATATTAAAAACGTTCTATCTAAAGAACAAATTGAAAATTACCCTGATCAAAATGCTGCTGAAGTATTACAGAGAGTGCCGGGAGTTTATATATCAAGATCCGGCGGAGATGGTCGTTTTGTATTAATACGCGGTACGGATCCACGTTTAAGTAGTGTTACTGTAAATGGTGATCCTTTAGCGACAAATCGTAATCAACAAAGATATTCTCAAATGGATATCATAGGGTCAAGTCAGATAGCATATTTAGAAGTTAATAAAACTATGACGCCTGATATGGATGCTAATTCCATCGGAGGTTCAGTTAATATTATTTCACGTAGTGCATTCGATTATCCGGGTACAAGTTTAAAAGTTGGTGCTAATAGCGGATATGCTAATTTAGACAGAACCCCTTTATGGGGAGGTAGTGTAAATTATAGTACACGATTAGGTGAAGATAATAATATTGGTATAGCGTTGAATGTAAATTGGGATCAAAAAAATCGTGGCGTAAATCAAATTGAATCCGCTTGGGGTCCTAAAACAGATGTAAATAAAAACATTATTCCTTATGCATTAACAGAAGTGAATCTTGAAGATGTACAGCTTTTGCGTAATAGATATGGTATCGGCGGAAGTATCGAGTATCGCTTTGATAATTACAATAAAATTTATGCAAAGCTATTGTGGAGTGAGTTCGACGACGGGTACAACAGAAGCCGTACACGTCTTCGCGTTGATAGAGGAACTTACTTAAACCAAGATGGTACGCTTATCCAAAATGCACAAATTGTGCGAGAAAGTAAATCGCATATTGAAAAGCAACTTCAAAATAATTTGAGTTTAGGCGGTGAGAATCATTTTGGTGACCTAGCCTTGGACTATAACCTAGCTTACAGTATTGGACGTACAAATACGTTTCCAGATGTTGTGTCAACCTGGACTCATTCATCTAAATTCAATCTGGCTCTTGATTTATCAAATACACTTTATCCAAAATGGAATGTAACAAATCTAGACCAATCAGTTCAAAATGATCCTACAAAATATGGGTCACCGAGTTTTGACTATCGCGATTTCAATGCTTCCAATTCATATACAGTTGGCGGGTTGAACGCCTCATTACCCTATGATTTCTTTGGCTTTTTCGCGACTGTAAAAGCGGGAATGAAGTATACTCATTCATATAAAGATAATGGCGACACACATTTTAGTTACTCCTGGAAAGGAACTACCCCTCTCACGATGGCCAATTTCCTTTCAAGTCGAAATCCAAATGATTTTCTAGCGGGAAATTATGTTTTCGGTCCAGAAGCTGACTACCCTGCAGTCAAGGATTTCGTGAATCAAAATTTATATAATAGTGCAATTTTCCCAGCAACAGAAAATGTTTGGGACGCATTAGGACAGACATATCAAGTTAGAGAAAATGTTATGGCATATTACTTAATGACTGATGTTAAATTCGGCGATCTTTCAGTACTCGCAGGATTCCGACATGAATTCATTAGTGACAGCCAGGATGGCTATAAGTTAGTTTTTGATAGCAAAGGAAATTTTTCTAGCATTTCTCCTATAAGCTCCACTTTAAACTATAGTGATCTTTTCCCAATGATCCATTTCAACTATAATATTAGTGAAATGACAAAGGCTCGGTTTGCAGTAACCAGAACTACATCCCGTCCTAATTATTGGGATTTAGTACCATATTTTTATATACAGGATAAAGGTCTTAGCATAAGAGCTGGAAATTCCAATCTTAAACCAACCTATTCCTATAACTTTGATTTTAGTGCTGAACACTATTTCAGTGGAATTGGTATTGCATCTGTTGGTCTATTCTATAAATCGCTAAAGGATATTTCTTATCAAAGCACAACGTTACTTCAAAGCGGAACTTATGCAGGTTATTCTCTACAAACAACAGTGAATGGTGGAAGTTCTGACTTATACGGTGTAGAACTAAACTGGCAGCAAGAATTAACATTCTTGTCAGATTTCTTTTCAGGCTTTGGAATTTATGCTAATTACTGTCATACCTGGGCAAAAGCAAATTTAGTCGGTCGTGAGGGATTTTTACCCGGTCAAGCCGGCGATATTACTAACGTTGCTTTAGCTTATGAAAATGGCGGATTCAAAGCCAGAGTAAGTTATCAGTATCAAGGAAAATTTATTACCGCAGTTGGTATCAATGAAAACTTTGATTATTACGTTGCCTCACATGGTGGAGTTGATTTCACAGCCTCTCAGAAATTATTTAAAGGATTTGACTTGTTTATGGATGTAACCAACATCAACAATGCCCTTGATCAAGTATATATGGGAGATCCTAGTCGTCCAACCAATATACAAATGTTTTCATGGTACTCTCGTGCCGGTATCAAGTATAGTCTAGATTAA
- a CDS encoding VCBS repeat-containing protein, with translation MIQRKNYFIRLLFFSMSFISLIQISAQSVWRQSSYDDFKNGTFLDAGSNCYVSAKGRIQIITRWDFNNDGKLDFFLPSGHGHTEKENTYIYLNNSKDIDARSRIELPGGGSRDGLVADFNKDGLNDLAVVNFNDSHARKIPAWIYYGTNKGFTPNNRIELPAADGTAIVAGDFNGDSWLDLVVGCQYWGDNENENAPKKSFIYWNSPKGFNSNNRLAITLDGLGAIALASKDIDGDGKDDLLFLTKENLYLLLSTKDVFKEITNAVKFKLTGSALSIGDMNNDKKYDIAVCTKEGVLILKGQGKGNYDLKESILLPVSHSSDVALADMDKDGFDDVVVANLETTGGATWTDSYLFYSDGNDFTKRKPLKLPTLGASGVSCGDLNNDGYPEIVFSNQYSTNEHDLLSYVYWNEKGTFRFEDHTQLLTQGSMANTIGDVNNDGSPDVIFFNNAGYFSDGAAVSTVYWGDGTRNYSKERSTEINTHQVFGFGNADLDDDGNVEIIMAMQAYKNTFVENVNHDQAGLVIEWSKADKFNEQTNLTMNLAYGGVRIADINRDGYLDILAGGDCVDLNDPAKHGFPIFWGSTNGYSFKNRTVLHFNIPKIRGPLLMDLNKDGWLDIAAQVEFGKIRFWWGGPYGFKDERITELDLGRKDELMYLTAADVNNDGWLDLFCPHRAAPEGNIDNSYLYFGSPKGFSNDNRILIPSYVPYQNCFADINKDGWLDLVLTSYGGEVSGNRPSLIYWGSKDGFKKNPTELETYGSSGVEVLDYDGDGWLDILFADHRKSGSYIEPEPHRHICPSLLYWGGPNGFSKNNRSEFMAVGPSGLNLRDPGNSYDRGLYEDYISVVHQINKNEIPSSIKWEAETPFGTSVKFQIRAADSEKEIQNAEWQGPAGSNSWFTKTGSEIKELSGKFIQYRARLITPNDAATPYLTSVELTFSKIK, from the coding sequence ATGATACAAAGAAAAAATTATTTTATTCGACTGTTATTTTTTTCAATGTCGTTTATAAGTCTTATACAGATTTCTGCACAATCGGTTTGGCGGCAGTCATCATATGATGATTTTAAAAATGGAACGTTTTTAGATGCCGGCAGCAACTGTTACGTATCTGCCAAAGGAAGAATTCAGATTATTACAAGATGGGATTTCAATAATGACGGTAAACTAGATTTCTTTTTACCTTCGGGTCATGGTCATACCGAGAAAGAAAATACATATATCTATTTAAATAACAGTAAAGATATAGATGCCCGTTCTCGGATTGAATTACCTGGAGGTGGCTCCCGGGATGGTTTAGTAGCCGATTTTAATAAAGACGGATTGAACGATTTAGCCGTTGTTAACTTTAATGATAGTCACGCTCGTAAAATTCCTGCATGGATTTATTATGGTACGAATAAAGGATTTACACCTAATAATAGAATTGAATTACCTGCGGCGGATGGAACCGCTATCGTTGCCGGCGATTTTAATGGAGACTCCTGGTTAGATCTAGTCGTTGGCTGTCAATATTGGGGTGATAATGAAAATGAAAATGCACCCAAAAAAAGTTTCATTTATTGGAACTCACCCAAGGGATTTAATTCTAATAATCGTCTCGCTATTACTCTTGATGGTTTGGGTGCTATAGCCTTAGCTTCAAAAGATATTGACGGAGACGGTAAAGATGATCTTCTTTTTCTCACTAAAGAAAATTTGTATTTGTTGTTATCGACTAAGGACGTATTTAAAGAAATAACTAACGCCGTCAAATTTAAATTGACAGGTTCTGCTTTATCAATCGGCGATATGAATAATGATAAAAAATATGATATAGCTGTTTGTACAAAAGAAGGTGTGTTGATTTTAAAAGGCCAGGGAAAAGGTAATTATGATTTGAAAGAATCTATTCTGTTGCCTGTAAGTCATTCAAGTGATGTTGCCCTTGCAGATATGGATAAAGATGGATTCGATGATGTAGTCGTTGCAAATCTTGAGACAACTGGCGGCGCGACGTGGACAGACTCATATCTGTTTTATTCTGATGGAAATGATTTTACTAAAAGAAAACCATTGAAACTACCCACACTTGGTGCAAGCGGAGTTAGTTGCGGTGATTTAAATAACGATGGCTATCCCGAAATAGTTTTTAGCAATCAATATTCTACAAACGAGCATGATCTGCTCTCTTATGTTTATTGGAATGAAAAAGGCACGTTTCGTTTTGAAGATCATACGCAATTACTAACTCAAGGGTCAATGGCAAATACAATTGGTGACGTTAACAATGATGGCTCACCTGATGTGATATTTTTTAACAACGCCGGATATTTTAGTGACGGTGCCGCCGTCTCTACTGTCTATTGGGGTGATGGTACTCGCAATTATTCCAAAGAGAGAAGCACAGAAATAAACACGCATCAGGTTTTCGGATTTGGTAATGCGGATTTAGATGATGATGGTAATGTTGAAATAATTATGGCAATGCAAGCATATAAAAATACTTTCGTTGAAAATGTAAATCATGATCAAGCCGGTTTAGTAATTGAATGGAGTAAGGCAGATAAGTTTAATGAACAGACAAATTTGACAATGAATCTTGCATATGGCGGTGTGAGAATTGCTGATATTAATAGAGATGGTTATTTGGATATTCTTGCCGGCGGCGATTGTGTTGATCTGAATGATCCAGCAAAACATGGTTTCCCGATTTTCTGGGGTTCTACAAATGGATACAGTTTTAAAAATCGTACGGTTCTACATTTTAACATTCCCAAAATACGCGGACCGTTATTAATGGATTTGAATAAAGACGGATGGCTGGATATTGCTGCACAAGTTGAGTTTGGTAAAATAAGATTTTGGTGGGGCGGTCCGTATGGTTTTAAAGATGAAAGAATTACCGAACTTGACTTAGGCAGGAAAGATGAACTTATGTATCTCACTGCCGCAGATGTAAATAATGATGGCTGGCTGGATTTGTTCTGTCCTCATCGTGCAGCACCAGAAGGAAATATCGATAACTCATATCTCTATTTTGGTTCTCCAAAAGGTTTCAGCAATGATAACCGTATCTTAATCCCGAGTTATGTTCCTTACCAAAATTGTTTTGCAGATATAAATAAAGACGGCTGGCTGGATTTAGTTCTAACAAGTTATGGGGGAGAAGTTAGCGGTAACCGTCCTTCGTTAATTTATTGGGGAAGCAAGGATGGTTTTAAAAAGAATCCAACAGAACTTGAAACTTACGGTTCTTCCGGTGTTGAAGTTCTTGACTATGATGGAGACGGCTGGCTTGATATTTTATTTGCCGATCATCGTAAATCCGGTTCTTACATTGAACCGGAACCTCATAGGCATATTTGCCCCTCACTATTGTATTGGGGCGGACCGAATGGTTTCTCGAAAAACAACAGATCGGAATTCATGGCGGTTGGACCAAGCGGACTTAATTTGCGGGACCCGGGTAACAGTTATGACCGCGGTTTATACGAAGATTATATTTCTGTAGTTCATCAAATAAATAAAAATGAAATTCCTTCATCAATTAAATGGGAAGCAGAAACACCATTTGGAACATCTGTGAAATTTCAAATCCG
- a CDS encoding alkaline phosphatase D family protein encodes MFRKSFFLFTLIIIINSVGTLKAQQGTTGQNGELGEFAPPDAFLNGSKHPYYGAENSWDVEGDALGSRFFARDYKREYKRRGQRALLLTIAGKSQEAENFCRESLKGDSEDLEAYFNLVVALTQQNKIDEAVQTVKKAVDMGLPLGRFFAGPRDLLKPLVESEAFKKYAAPFNLNIIHGPMLGQVTDHGASFWVRTSDEVNVQVNVSKNKSMKDAIKSDLIKSDASKDYTAILKVNNLKPATQYFYEVVVNGKVSDQTKIYSFNTYPKTNLGTKFKVAFGGCAGYTPWHERIWDVIKDHDPLAFLWMGDNVYINTPLQQDDIRYCYYQRQSRTEFRNLVSSTSNYAIWDDHDAATDDVWMGPYKDKPVWKMPMLDIFKEQWINPSYGSKEWPACWFNFKIADVEFFMLDGRFYRTDPYDVNPTQLGPAQKAWLLNALKKSTAKFKVIASGTPWAYDSKPGVKDTWNGFHEERTEIFDFLADNNINGVILLSGDRHRTDIRKIERPNGYTLYDWESCRLTNQIVHPVEPGAMFGYNDKQCFGLLTFDTSSPDPSATFDAYSIDNEKVFSMTLKLSELTGKK; translated from the coding sequence ATGTTTAGAAAATCTTTTTTTCTTTTTACACTAATCATAATTATTAACTCTGTGGGCACACTTAAAGCCCAACAAGGAACAACCGGCCAAAATGGTGAATTAGGTGAATTTGCTCCTCCCGATGCATTCTTGAATGGAAGTAAACATCCATATTACGGTGCTGAAAATTCATGGGATGTTGAAGGTGATGCATTAGGCAGTAGATTTTTTGCACGTGATTACAAGCGAGAATATAAAAGGCGTGGTCAAAGAGCTTTACTTTTGACAATTGCGGGAAAATCACAGGAAGCAGAAAATTTTTGCCGTGAATCATTAAAAGGTGATAGCGAGGATTTGGAAGCATACTTTAATCTGGTTGTTGCATTAACACAACAAAACAAAATTGATGAAGCGGTTCAAACGGTTAAAAAAGCTGTGGATATGGGATTACCGCTTGGGCGTTTTTTTGCAGGACCGCGCGATCTGTTAAAGCCTCTTGTAGAATCAGAAGCATTTAAAAAATATGCAGCTCCATTTAACTTAAATATCATACACGGGCCGATGCTTGGTCAGGTTACAGATCACGGAGCTAGTTTCTGGGTTCGCACTTCTGATGAAGTAAACGTTCAAGTGAATGTAAGTAAAAACAAATCAATGAAAGATGCGATTAAATCGGATCTTATTAAGAGTGATGCATCTAAAGATTATACTGCAATATTAAAAGTGAATAATCTTAAACCGGCTACTCAATATTTTTATGAAGTTGTAGTAAACGGCAAAGTCTCAGATCAAACAAAAATTTATTCATTCAATACTTATCCCAAAACCAATTTGGGCACAAAATTTAAAGTGGCCTTCGGTGGTTGTGCAGGTTATACACCATGGCATGAAAGAATTTGGGATGTCATCAAAGATCATGATCCATTGGCATTCTTGTGGATGGGGGATAATGTTTATATCAACACACCGTTACAGCAGGATGATATTCGTTATTGTTATTATCAGAGACAATCACGTACGGAATTCAGAAATTTAGTTTCCTCAACTTCTAATTATGCAATTTGGGATGATCATGATGCAGCAACTGATGATGTTTGGATGGGACCTTACAAAGATAAACCCGTTTGGAAAATGCCCATGCTCGATATTTTCAAAGAACAATGGATAAATCCATCTTACGGAAGTAAAGAATGGCCTGCATGCTGGTTTAATTTTAAAATTGCCGACGTAGAATTTTTTATGCTCGATGGACGATTTTACCGCACAGATCCGTATGATGTTAACCCAACACAGTTAGGACCGGCTCAAAAAGCCTGGCTGCTAAATGCTTTGAAAAAATCAACGGCTAAGTTCAAAGTTATCGCATCGGGAACCCCATGGGCTTATGATTCTAAACCGGGTGTTAAAGATACCTGGAATGGATTTCATGAAGAAAGAACTGAAATATTTGACTTCTTGGCAGACAATAATATTAATGGTGTAATTCTACTTTCAGGCGACCGTCATCGTACAGATATTAGAAAAATAGAGCGACCAAATGGTTACACCTTGTATGATTGGGAAAGCTGCCGATTGACAAATCAAATTGTTCATCCAGTTGAGCCGGGTGCGATGTTTGGTTACAATGATAAACAGTGTTTTGGATTATTAACGTTTGATACATCTAGTCCCGATCCATCAGCTACATTTGATGCTTATAGTATTGATAACGAAAAAGTTTTTTCAATGACATTGAAACTAAGTGAACTTACCGGTAAAAAATAA